The Pseudophryne corroboree isolate aPseCor3 chromosome 2, aPseCor3.hap2, whole genome shotgun sequence genome has a segment encoding these proteins:
- the LOC135050269 gene encoding uncharacterized protein LOC135050269 isoform X2: MRQTMQNINNKYDVMCTSDDDLPSYQTTHVITNTENFDSVEDSPFGLDFSIIPDFTNILELAPAYSTKMDDATADGILRDILNKPEYCHNAAIQTSNVVDERPFFPTRQGVGLKHLNIKQMML, from the exons atg agacagacaatgcagaacatcaataaCAAATATGATGTCATGTGTACATCcgatgatgatttgccaagttatcaaacgacccatg taatcacaaatacagagaattttGATTCAgttgaagatagcccatttggtttagatttcagcattatacccgattttactaatattttggaattggctccagcct attccacaaaaatggatgatgcgacggctgacggtattctacgggacatattgaacaaacctgaatattgtcacaatgccgctatacagaccagcaatgttgttgatgagcgaccgtttttccccacgcgacagggggtcgggctaaaacatttgaatataaagcag atgatgctgtag
- the LOC135050269 gene encoding uncharacterized protein LOC135050269 isoform X1, protein MIPTGRDTVAQIHRPSTNGKTSKRTTSAETENHQFAAADDAVARRYDPTIPTGRDTVAQIHRPSTSGKISKRTTAAETENHQFAAADDAVARRYDPTIPTGHDTVAQIHRPSTSGKISKHTTAAETENHQFVTPSIVHNSLKDVARSSVMVVHNGCINPNKRRPARPRTNERSHNSAFTDLKRKLSYSENDKPQRRRIALQTVSGVSNDVAVTSKHTAFNTADRDVAGNTKTVKVKRASRLSRSNVKQLLQSAVITIPDTQVCSETETRHIAGIGLLSNIDSRSNVKQLSQSDVITIPNTQDCSETETRHIAGNPVISDIDDINGQELITNCVESTTQDPQNSSDEVLSAVAGIPGNTITVDCVTSMPNIFTTTAMVHASADACAPARGIAPDIVDEC, encoded by the exons atgataccaacaggccgtgatacagtcgcgcaaatacacaggcctagtacaaacgggaaaacatcaaaacgcacaacctccgctgaaacggagaaccatcaattcgcagcagcag atgacgctgtagcaaggcgatatgatcctacgataccaacaggccgtgatacagtcgcgcaaatacacaggcctagtacaagcgggaaaatatcaaaacgcacaaccgccgctgaaacggagaaccatcaattcgcagcagcag atgacgctgtagcaaggcgatatgatcctacgataccaacaggccatgatacagtcgcgcaaatacacaggcctagtacaagcgggaaaatatcaaaacacacaaccgccgctgaaacggagaaccatcaattcgtaacgccgtcgattgtacataacagcctaaaggatgttgctaggtcatcggttatggtggtgcataacggttgtatcaacccgaacaaacgaaggccggctcgaccaagaacgaatgagagaagtcataattcagcatttacagatcttaaaagaaaattgtcatattccgaaaatgataagccgcaacggagaaggatcgcgttacaaactgtatcaggcgtaagtaacgatgttgctgtaacatcaaaacacacagcgtttaacactgcagaccgggatgtcgctggtaatacaaagactgtaaaggttaagagggcatcgcgactctcaagaagtaatgttaagcaattgctgcaatcagctgtaatcacaattccagatacacaggtttgttctgaaacagaaacaaggcacatagcaggcattggtttgttatcaaatattgactcaagaagtaatgttaagcaattgtcgcaatccgatgtcatcactattcccaatacacaggattgctctgaaacagaaacaagacacatagctggtaatcctgtaatatcagatattgatgacataaatgggcaagagcttattacaaactgtgtagagtcaacgacacaagatccacagaatagttctgatgaagtattatcagccgttgcaggaattcctggtaatactataacggttgattgtgtaacatcaatgcccaatatttttacaacgacagccatggtacacgcatcggctgatgcttgtgcaccggcgcgagggatagcgcccgacatagttgatgaatgttag
- the LOC135050269 gene encoding uncharacterized protein LOC135050269 isoform X3 gives MQNINNKYDVMCTSDDDLPSYQTTHVITNTENFDSVEDSPFGLDFSIIPDFTNILELAPAYSTKMDDATADGILRDILNKPEYCHNAAIQTSNVVDERPFFPTRQGVGLKHLNIKQMML, from the exons atgcagaacatcaataaCAAATATGATGTCATGTGTACATCcgatgatgatttgccaagttatcaaacgacccatg taatcacaaatacagagaattttGATTCAgttgaagatagcccatttggtttagatttcagcattatacccgattttactaatattttggaattggctccagcct attccacaaaaatggatgatgcgacggctgacggtattctacgggacatattgaacaaacctgaatattgtcacaatgccgctatacagaccagcaatgttgttgatgagcgaccgtttttccccacgcgacagggggtcgggctaaaacatttgaatataaagcag atgatgctgtag